The window CCTATTTTAATCATTTCCTTGCCTTAATATAGTAATATAAACATAATAAAAGAACAAGGAACAGCCAAATAATACGTCCTGATTGTAATATTAGCTGCGTGCTCTTAAAATTGTCTTAGAATTCAATGAAAATTTAGCAAGAAAATATCAAAAGTCTCAACACAGATATGCTGAACAAGCAATTTCAATCGCATGATTTCCCTTAAACTGCTCAATTTGTATTACTTCTCGCAATATTTCATTCTGACTGGAGACATACTCCTCAAATATCTCTTCAACCTCGGAAAGCGTATCCAGGTCTTTTAAATAAACGATAAAAGAGTAAGCTTGATCTAAACTACTTCCTGTCAACTCTAGCGTATTCCGCAAGTTATCTAAGCACTGCCTGACGGCCGGCTTGATGTTGCCATCAATTAGCTCTTGAGTAACTGGGGAAAAGGGCTGTACGCTGGAGCAGTGAATATAATTGTCTATGATAACGCCTTGCGAGAAAGGCCCTTCAGATAGATAAATCTTCCCGTTATTGATATATTTTTTCTGTCCCCGATAGGCTGAAAATTCTATCTCGACATCGGCTGTGCTTTCTAAATCAGCAATTTGTATAAAAACCCGGATAGGGTAATTCCCCTCTTTGAAATATAGAGAAAAGACTTCATCAATCTGGGAACCCAGTCCAATGTTTCTAACCATGATGAGTACTGAATAAATGTCTTCCAGCTTAAAATCTTTTTTGCCCATAAAGACCCTGGCCATTTCAAATATTCTTTTCGTTTGGGTCCTGATGTCTTTTTCTGCCAAGTTATTAACAAAGTAGTCAATCAGCTCAAGGCTTGAAAAAAACAAATAGTTATCCATCATTTACTCTCCATTTACTCTCCATTTACTGCTTTTTCTCAATCAATTTACCCTATAGTATACTGAATTATTCATGGAAAGCAAAGGGGTGCAAGTTCAAATGTAAAGAGACTACATCATTTGATGTAGTCTCTTTACATTACCTGGCAACGTCTTATCTTCCCTTGCAGTATTTTCAGCCCAGGAGGTCTTAACTTCCGTGTTCGGGATGGGAACGGGTGGTACCC is drawn from Dehalobacter sp. 12DCB1 and contains these coding sequences:
- a CDS encoding Rid family hydrolase; this translates as MMDNYLFFSSLELIDYFVNNLAEKDIRTQTKRIFEMARVFMGKKDFKLEDIYSVLIMVRNIGLGSQIDEVFSLYFKEGNYPIRVFIQIADLESTADVEIEFSAYRGQKKYINNGKIYLSEGPFSQGVIIDNYIHCSSVQPFSPVTQELIDGNIKPAVRQCLDNLRNTLELTGSSLDQAYSFIVYLKDLDTLSEVEEIFEEYVSSQNEILREVIQIEQFKGNHAIEIACSAYLC